In the bacterium genome, one interval contains:
- a CDS encoding Hsp20/alpha crystallin family protein has translation MCAMRWNDPEDRIELEKALEAILREVAGDSSEDGDSFDGPEEGFMPSVDVEETREGVRVVAELPGVAPDSLKLLAGPGSLVIKGEWGGALPKTLGKPIRVETRKGPFSRVLDLPEAVDGERAEAVLENGVLTVELPFRAQKQD, from the coding sequence TTGTGCGCGATGAGATGGAACGATCCCGAAGATCGAATTGAACTGGAAAAAGCCCTCGAAGCCATCCTCAGGGAGGTAGCCGGAGACTCTTCCGAAGACGGCGATTCCTTTGACGGACCTGAGGAAGGGTTTATGCCTTCGGTGGACGTCGAGGAGACCAGGGAGGGGGTGCGCGTAGTCGCCGAACTTCCCGGCGTCGCTCCCGATTCCCTGAAGTTGCTGGCCGGGCCCGGCTCCCTCGTCATAAAGGGCGAGTGGGGCGGCGCGCTGCCCAAAACCCTCGGAAAACCCATCCGCGTCGAGACCCGCAAAGGCCCCTTCTCAAGGGTTCTCGACCTGCCCGAAGCCGTAGACGGAGAAAGAGCCGAAGCGGTGCTGGAAAACGGGGTGCTTACCGTGGAACTGCCTTTCAGGGCCCAAAAGCAGGACTAA